The nucleotide sequence ATCTCTTTTAACCATATCTTCAATAAGCTTGTTGTGCATTTCTTCTTGTTGATCCATCATTTTCTTTACAACACTCTCACAAAAACCcttaaacacttcaaatctatCATCACCTgatcttttcctcttcttctcatcATTTGTAGTACCTTTCTCAACTACCTCTTCTTCACTTTTCTTTGACACCAATACATCATCCATTCTTGAATCCTCTTCATGAGGGTCCATTTTGTCTTGCACCTCGTTTTGCTTTTCAGCCTCAACTAGATTTTTGTTATTCTCACCCCCACCACCTTGATAAACCTCTTCCAGCTCAGTAACAAACCTAAAATTCTTACCAAAActattttgattatgattaatgttgttgaaAAATCtgctttcttcttcaaatttttcCTTGCATTTTTCAGCACTACGTTTATAACCAACCTCTGCTAGCTTCCTGTGCACACCGTAAATATataaatccaaaaaaaacaattaatcatAGAATTAAAAAGCATTGAATTACTCTAACACACAAGCGTATTCAATACATACATAGTAATAATAGACAAATTCTGTTCCTTCAATTTTTGGTCCTATTTCTCTCGAGGTGTGTGTCTCGTGGTGTCAGTGTTTGTGAGCTGAATTGAAGGTGCACGTGTGTCTTTGTCTACCACAtggatacttttttttaataatacacACGCAAATGTTAGTAAAACTAGTATTAAGAATATACATTAGTTACGATTTATAAATATCTAGCTCATAtatgaatttattaattattggtATGATTGTTAATGACTTGATTAAATGGATGAAGTGAAGGAGATGTTAGAATTACAATGATATATTTGTATGTATACCTTGAGACATGTTCCCAAGTGAAATCTGGGAACCAACTCTCCATGCTGGATCTGATCTTCAAAAGTGCAAGAACTTCATCATTAGTCCAAGGATCAATGAGTTGAGGAAGTATTTGTCTTTGATCTCTGTCAATTTGGAAGTTGTTCATTGAAGGTGTAGAGTTTTGTTCCTTATCTTCATCATCTTTGTGAGGGTGTAAAGGGTGCAAGAGATTAGGTTGAACTTGGAGTGGCAATTGGTGATGTTGAGAAGGATGGTTTTGTTGATTATAAGGATCAAAAGGAGGGAAGGTATTGTTTGGTGTTGAAAGAGGGAAAGGTAAGTGAAGAGGTagtgatgatgaagaagttctTGGAGTTATGAATTGGTGGAATTGGTCAGGGACTCCATCATACATGTTTGTGTtttctgtgtgtgtgtgtgtgtaaagaCTAAAGAATACGCTCTCAACTTTACACTAACTCTTCAATTCAATTCCTATGCTCACTGTAAATTAAATGAGCAAAATGATATACAAGCAAAGCAACTTTACAAAACCCTCTACCCTtctctctatctatctatttCTCTGTTTTGTCTCTGCCTCTCTCTATCACGTTTATCAAAAAATTTGTCCTTGTATGTAAGGGAAAAGATAGCCCACCACCACACCCTTTTAGAAGAAAGTGAATTCACCACCCTTAACACATGATTATATTCTAATTAGGTGTGTTATTTGGATTGGGGTTAGTTGTAGTCACACACATTTCGGCCGCCTGATCAAAATCAAACAgtctaaattttaaaacttattctaaatttcttttaatttaaatcgAGTTTGAAATCTCGATGATGCAGTCTTAACTAAATGTTTGAGATATGTGCGACTGCATATAGCTGCTAAATTATGTCAACACACATCCCAGATCcgttatttaatataaaaattagacaCTATTTCGATACCATATAAAATATAACTCAGATGTGTGTGGTGttgaaaaacaatataaaagttttctttttttgatagtaaaaaagtaaaaacaatataaaacttGGCAATCATAatatacacaattttttaatggcaaaaatATACCTACaaatttgatgtcaaatttTGTATCTGGAAAACCACGTTACAAATAAAATGTGTTTTCTTGAACAAGTCAATCAAACCACGTTACAAATAAAGGCTATATTCATTGCATTTCactcttttttccatttttaaataaaatccaAACTCATCTTTATCGTATAGTATTACATGACCTTCTGATCAAGAAATTTAGGTAGCTTCAACAAGTCTCATCACTCTCACAAATCATATggttaaagagaaaaataattttgtgggtattatttgaaaattagagaatgctattttctaatttatttgatCATCAAGTGCTAGCAatatcttctttcaaaaaaaataaaaaaaagtgctaGCAATATCTACCTAAAAAAGGTATTAtcaatattaaaattgaagataaAATCCCAATAGTAAAATCGAAGATTATTGTGTTGCTGGTTTGCATTCAATGATGAAAATAATGCAGTTACTTCAGCGGGAGGGAAACTAGAGACAAGTAGAAATATCCCCTagctatatttttttgttgacaaaatcaaATAGCTAGTTCAATTATATCATATGATTATATGTGATATGATGTATATGAATTAGAATTATGATCATATATGATTGGGGGTTTGAACAAGACGCGCCTGGAGGATGAGGGAGGTACAGGAAATGGGAAAatgatatatgataaaattaaagagaaatgttatGGTCCTTCTCTTTTagaatttactattttatttgatgaaatttaaataaatcTCATTATTTTATGTGGAATCTATTGTATTTCTGACGTATTCATAGGAAAAAAATGAGTATCAAAGAGTGTTAAATAGAGAATgatactaattattttttatttttataaaattaaaagtatataagaaaaacaagaaataaataatttaggtTGTGACTGGGCCATTCGAATCCTATGCAGTAGCTGATGGTCATGATGGTGTAATTAACGGCATCCATATGGCAGGACACGTGAAAACATGCAGAAGATGGGACCAATTAGTATTTATTTTAAGGATGGGAATCTTCACATGGTACAAAGGAATACAGTATGCTATAGTACAACTTCATCCCAGACCCCTCTCTTTTTGAAAGACTATTTCTTACTAGTTATTTACTTATGTTATTGTTATGTAGTGATGAATGATGGATATTGAACTCTCTTCTCTAATCTATTTAAGAGGTGttgatatttcaatttattGATTCCACATGTTGGCCCTACtattacttgtttattttgGATCTAACAACACCAACAATAAGAATATTTCCCCCACCTTTCTGGATTTACTTTCCACTTTCTCAtcctttgcatttttttttttaagactacACTCTCTTCAATTCATCAATGTTATGATCTAAGTATTaacattacaattttttaaaatttgtgcgCCCCTTTTCTTGTTAACTTTGTTTATTTTActcttttaatttcattttcgtTCATTAAGATTTGCACCTAACTATAGAGTATATTAGGAAAAATTATACTCTCATATTAAAAAGAGATAACATACGAATAAAAAGTGATATCTATCGGTCTTTGTTGGTACAAAAAAACTCTACTCTTATATTAAAGACAAGTTAAATTCAATGTatagaaaggaagaaaaaaaaacctaatagaGTACTATAGAGTATACGTGAATTACCATATTAGCTAGGATAGAAATAAGTTTTAGAAAAGATGAATGAGAACCTTAAATATTTTTCACTAGCATATATTTGAAGGTGATAAACTATAACGTTtaagttttgataaaaaaagttatatacttTCATCAAATCACAATcaatctataaaataaaaatagttataattaaaatcaaacatttttaataatCTAATGATTACGATTTGTTTGACATTGTAAAATATCTTTATACTAACCCTGTATAAGaattaaattctaaaatatATGGTTACAATATTATTGAAGTTCTACATGTGTGCGTGTGTATGTATGAGGGCTGAATTTAAGGTTAAAGATGgctaaaaggaaagaaaagaacaaGCTTTTGGTGTACGGGAGGAATGATGAGAGGGAAATAGGAAGAGGGTGGGGTAAGTGGTGTAAGTTGCAAGTATTAACCAGCTTGCAATGAGTTGTAGAAAGAGATATGTCATGCTCTTGTTGTTACAACTTACATGGACTCAATAATTTCTAGCCCTATGTACATTGTTACCTGCCatttttccttttactttttTGAGTTTTGACCCACTTGACTCAAAGCTGCAACTTGTACCAAAGTTCTACatttcctcttttttattttttacaattaactacatttatgatttttttcttaactacaaaatttatcaataatcaaGTCTATGCATAAGACGAACAAGGATCAGTAGACATAATCTACAAGGAAACAGTGTTGTATAAAGACGGAGCACCAATAAAAACACAAATACAAACACCACCTAACTGAGGGATACCACCAAACACCACcaataagaaaacaaattacCAAAATCAAAGCCAACACTTAAATCAAAGACGTAACCCCAACACTTCCTCATGAATgaccacaaaaacaaaaatcaacgaCCTATTGATTGCTGCTAAGCAAATCGCTCAAAAAGACCATCCAACCAATCCAAATCATTGAAAACAGAACCCCATCTTCTCATCACCACAACCGAGCCGAATTAAACACTAAAAAGTGACTTATTCCAACTCTTCTTCTGATTCCACCACCACTTGACTCCCGACCCGCCTGAGAACACACCATAACAAGTCCAAAGACTTGAATCAAGAAACTGACTTCCGATCTCAAATCAAAAGCGATCGACCCACCAAACTCCAAAAATAATTCACTAAGACACCCCTTAACTCCCAGTTTACCGGAGAAAACACCATAACCATCCCAAATAATTTGGAAGTAGACACTAAATCCTAGGAAACAAATCCCTAAGGCGGTCGACAAGTGGAGCGGTAGCGCAAATAAAACCTGATCGAAAAAAGGGCTCAACTCAATTACATTCCAAAAACAAGAACAACCTAAAATCAAGCCACAAGCCAATTGTCAACTCAAAATTGGCACAAGCTAGCGTCATCAGAGATGGACCCATATCTAAGATCACCATGAGCGATAGAGgaagaaaaggaggaaaaaacccccaaaataaaaataacccaCACGCTTCTCTTCATCATCGCCATAACCAAAACCTCACCACCACACAAAAAAACTCCATTAAAAATTAAGTCTCCTTTTGGTACCCTTTAACCTTCTTCAACCATAGATTAGTTAAAAACCATACCCTTAATCACAATCCACCGGTCTTCACCCTTAACTAAAATCCTCCATCCAGGTTTGAAACAGTGCAGATCCCACCTACCCACCTCTCCACCTACCCATTCTCCCACCAAAAATTATTGCtggaaacaaaagaaaatgaaggtgagaaaaacacgagggggggggggggggttgaattgtgttggctttttcttctttttctcttaagctgaaaacactgatcataAGTCGATAGAGTTTTACTTATGAAGTGATGTTCGGGACtagatgcagcggataaaaaacagagagagaagaaagaaacaaagcaattatacaggttccttccacaaaccggaagttaGCCCTggcccccttgcacttccaaggagagttcactatgtaatatctgattacaattgctcactgctaaaactagcaagagacttcaaatgctcaagcacaactgcaagagactttcTATGCTCCtaaacacaatcaagagacttctaatgctcaagcacaactacaagagacttctaattcaaacagaattacatagaaaaatgtttgaggttgaacacttgatatacattcagtggtgttcacaatacaaatcagatacagactcttaagactctagaatttctaagatatgaactttgaatgcagaacaatttcagcagagctTTGACActttgtaaattgttgttgagtcctttttcatgcatttccattctctaagtcttcactcctttatatagaggtgtggaagagacgttgtgaattgtcagcacatcaaaatagtgtcgtttgaagcttttgatcaatcaccaattaTCTTtttcctgatatggttattgtcctatgaatgATCAATTTTAAATCCATTCCACTTATGAAGGAACatcgttgcaggcagagctgtttttcttgtcttgtagcagagacaaaaacagagtagtggaggtagtggttgtacacttcgtacaattgtactttgtcaacgctctttgaagaacaagcatccaatgcttcaaatcctttcaaaatagttgttgctccacttttccagtcttctgcattGTTTAGatgagattaaatccattgaacaacctttgaaacTTTAAGTCTTGTATCTTCTGATGAGacagcttctggtgatcttcagcttctggtggagatgcttctgatgacatcattgcttcaggagcacttttgtcttcaggagcgcttctcttcagatgcttcaagcttcctttttgttgattcctttgctctcttttgttcttccagaacctttttaagatgtcaaatttttgtctatggtcctgtacacttgaacaaatattaacatatccaattgacaatttttaatactttgttatcatcaaaactatcagagggtaatgttaaacacattttgttccaacaatctccccctttttgatgatgacaaacattagtatttaaaatgtgcaattgttgttaatctaattaacaagttgagtataagggtatgaggtttgtaagctccccctgagtccaatagtactttaaggtgaggtttgtaagctccccctgagttctatccatgttaattaaattcatcatttaaaagCGCAATAACACTCTGAATATTCTCACATTAATAGACTAAGAGATAAGAAGATCCtataaatactatacatctactcccccttttgtcatcaacaaaaagtataaaataaagacaaaaagaaagagatgatAAAAACAGTGATAAATTATATATCAGAGCATAGACGAAGTTCAGAAGTACACAAAATTGGTCAGAAGCAGTAATTCAGAAGCATAAAGATACgagtagaaaaaaaataacataaataaacaagCTAAGGTATGCAACTAATGTTGAGCTTGTTTTTGGAACATCTCCATCATTTGTTTCATCATTCTCTGTGTTTCATCTGCTTGTTGCTTTATTTCTTGCTTGAAATCTTCATTACCCTTGAGCAAATTTTCTTCTGTGGATGACTTGTACTCAAGCAACAATAGCTTATGTTCAAAAACTTCCTTTCTTAGCTTcttgttttccttttcaaattttgcatttcTTTGCATCAATTCTAGTTCAGAGGAGGCTGACTTGAAGTTTAGTTTCTGCAGGAAGGTTAAATCCAGTTCTTTGGGATGCAGACCAGTAGGAATGAAATTAGTAGCATTCCTTTCCCTTAAGCATAAAGGATTTTGCACCCAAGTTCTTATCACTTTAACCTTTTGCAAATTGTTATCAATCCCTTTAAGCCAGTCTTGAAACTTGAGTTCAGCAGAATCTTGAGCATCAAGACAGGACTTCTGAAGTGCAGTTAAGATGTAGTCTACTCTCTCTTTCAGCCGTTTCCATTGCTTCTCATAGCTGTCCTTGTGAACCAGATCTTCTCTTGCTTGAATCAGGTTGTTCATCTCCTAGAATATGTTCTCACACACATCTACTAGTAATATAGAATCTAGAAATATGGCTGATGGTGAGGGTATACTTAATTTGGCAGGAGCACAAGGTTGAATGGCTTGTTTGGAGGTTGATGGTTAATATTAGTCTCTAAAGGTTGATCAGGAATGGTAGGAGACTCAATATTGTCAGAAACAATCTGTTCAGGAACAGAGACATCTGGGTTGGTAGTTGAGGCCATTTCTGCGTTTGGTGTATATTGTTGGGGGCTTTCTAAAGTaacttcaccagaagctacctTAGAGGCTCTTTCTGAGTTGGACTCAACACCTGGTAATTCACCAGAATAGTGATTTTTCAGATTCTCTAATACAGATGGTTCTGAAGATTGGTTAGACTCTTTGACATGGACAGGCTTAGGTACTACTGATTCAGTAACCACCTCTGCATCAGCAGGTATAAAGTTGAGGGGTTGAATCATTGGTGGTTGGAAAGGATGATCAGCAGGCAGATTTTTACAAACATCCATTTTCATTTCAGACATCTCACCTATACTTTGAACAATAGAAGGGTAAATAGGCTCAAAGTTATTGTAATTGACACCAGGCTTTTTATGGTGTTTGGTGGATGGTGAAAGGCTTTTGTTAATAGATGTATACACTTGGCTTAGAGGTATATCATCATAGCCATATGAGGTTGAGGAGGATGATAAAGTggttgagagagagagacagaGGTAGAACTAGATTCTATATTAATAACATCAACAGAGTGTGGAGAATCATGATTATCTCTTGAAGCTTCTAAGATGCCAGCTTCTGAACAACCAACATTGTCCTCATGGACTCCCTCTGCAACTACCATTAACAAGCTTCCAGCTTCTGAAGTTACCATCTCTTGTACTTCTTCAGTGGCCTTTACAACTTCCTGAGCATCTGCACCAACATCTTCCCTTACTATGCTGGATGCAGGAACTTCAATCTCTCTTGCAATCTCCATTGTCTTCTGAAGACTTGTAGCAACTTCAGCATCCTTCTTGGCCTTCTTCTTCATAATACTTGTAACTAAACCAGTGGCTTTTGCAatatgatcttcatcttctacatATCTAGACTCCTTCAATTTTCTGACAGCATGCTTTCTTTTCCCTTTTGGAATTGAAGGTTGATCAGGAGCAGTTTAAGAAGTTTCAGCAGCTTTACCACTTCTGGTTTTCTTGTTCAGAACCGTTACAACATCAAGGTTCTGAACATCTTCTTGAATGGTTGGTGCAGCAGGACCAACCTCATTCATTTTAACAGAAGTCTTCTCCTTCTCAGCCTTCTTTGACTTCTTTGTAGGCTGTTCAGAAGCATCATCCAGATACTCATCATTGGTGAGTGCTTTTCTCTTGGTCTTCCTGCACTTGGCTACTGGCAATGCTCCTCCATACATTGTTTCAGGAACATCTTCAAGCCTTAACTTTATGCCAGTTGTTGCAAAATGATCTTTGATAAAGTTCATCTGAACATCAAGAGGATCCTGCTTGCATATTGGAGGAAAGTTTTTCATCAAAGTGGACACTGCATCAGAGTCCTTCATGTCTGTGCTAAGCTGTTTATAGACTTCAGCAGGAATCAACTTCATATGTTTGAAAGTTGCACCATTTATGACTTTACCGGTTTCTGTACCAAGCTGCACATCTGTGAAGAAGTTGATGTCCGTCATTGCTTTCAGAATTCCTCATTGATGAAGAATTTCCGATATAAGCCTTCCATAGGAAACCCAACATATGTTGTTCTCATGGCTTTCCCTGAGCTCTTTGATCATATACTTGAAGATGTATCTGGGCACATTAGCTATTTCCTTACTGATGAAGAAATGAAGGAATATCCTGTGCTCCAGAGAAGGTTGATCACTGCTACCTCCCTTTGGTAGAATATTCTCATTCTGAatcttcagaagcattttctTCTGCATGCTCAAGTCAGAGTAGACACCCTTCTCTGTGCTATTGAACATGGACTGACGAACTATTTCATTCCATGGGCTTGACTTGTTGTTTCTGATTCCACCCTTGTAACTTCCTTCAAAAGCTCTTCTGATAACAAAATACTATAATATCTTCAAAGATGTGAACTGGAATGCCCATGATGCTTGACCTTATCTCAGTGCAAACAAATGGTTCTAAACCCATTTCTTCATGAgattttccctccaaagtaggatcaatcAGTACCTTTTCTGCTTCTTCCACCTTAGCACCTTCTTTGTCGTAGACACTTGCTCTAACCCAGAAGTGCCTTACGAGCGTTTGATATGTTGGTCCATTCAACATATTGAAGTAATCTATGAGGCCTTGAGACTCATAGTAGCTTCTGATATCACGACCATGATACACTAAAGAGATGAAATCCACTGGACTCTcagtttaaacttttaaatccCTTTGGGTGAGGATACATGACTCTTTGTGATAGTGTTGTCGACAGGAAGAAGCCCTAGCAACACGTATGAAGCTAGTTGATGCTACAAGAAGACATAAGTCGAGGAAAACCCATATCTAAAACACAACCCCATCGTCAGAAACATCAATTGAAGAGTGTTTGGATGAGCATCAATGaacaacataaacatatatGAACCAAACATCATACCCAACAAAGGCATATCTAAACTTTTAACCACCACCGGAGACGGTGGTAGCTCCGACGAAAGAAAAACCCCATATGGGTTGTGATGGTGATGTGGCCTTACGGTCGATCTCACCACCATAAATAGTGATTACATCATGACAAAACATTTTGGATTGAAGGGGTAGGATGCGGTGAGGCTTAGTGagtgagaaagagagagagagggagagagttAGAGATAGGAGATATCGTATTATGTTACATTTATGTTGGTGATAAATTTAgcttgaaaataattaaaacctAAATCCCAAAAAGAAATGTGGCGCAAAATGAAAAGCATGCAATAAATCAACTTGATAATTCGTGTTGAAAACTATGTGAAAGATATATGACACAACATAATTTTTCATACAATGAAAGATATAAAGGATTAGTATCGAGATTACCTTCAAAGAGACAGATGTGACGTAATTTCAACTTCAGGAACTAAATTTGAGATCTTGAACAGAAACGCAATTGCAACAGTGAAAATTAAGGAAAAATCtgcaaagaataaaaaaaaaaatttaaaacctaAAATTGATAACAATGTATCTAATTCAAAATCATTGTCTATCTAAAATcaagaaataaaaagttataaataaagaatttttttagaaaacaattaaaaccTACAAATTCTTACATTTGAGCTTTAAGAACATAACGGAGATGCCTTGTAAATCAACTTCAAAGCCATCTCGGAAAAATGATGCACGTTTTGTTTCAAGACAAAAATGGATACAAAACCTAAATCCccaaattgaacaaaaatagttaatttaaattaacaaaTTGGCTTAAAaggaatcaaaacagaaaaattttgatcaaaacatacaaagaaaaagtagttGTTTCCTTCGAAAAGTAGCATTCAATCTATTGAAGATTCGATGTGAATGGAGCAAAATGGGATGCgattaaaaagaacaaaaaggtGATTCTAGAACTTGAAACGGTGTATCTTACAACACACACCTTGGAAGTGTGCATcacacaaaatgaaaacataaattatcataaatgtaaggtttaattgcacttttgaacccctatctttccaaaagttgcggttatggacccctaactaatttaaatacaaaacagccctctatgtt is from Medicago truncatula cultivar Jemalong A17 chromosome 1, MtrunA17r5.0-ANR, whole genome shotgun sequence and encodes:
- the LOC11410023 gene encoding trihelix transcription factor GTL2, translated to MYDGVPDQFHQFITPRTSSSSLPLHLPFPLSTPNNTFPPFDPYNQQNHPSQHHQLPLQVQPNLLHPLHPHKDDEDKEQNSTPSMNNFQIDRDQRQILPQLIDPWTNDEVLALLKIRSSMESWFPDFTWEHVSRKLAEVGYKRSAEKCKEKFEEESRFFNNINHNQNSFGKNFRFVTELEEVYQGGGGENNKNLVEAEKQNEVQDKMDPHEEDSRMDDVLVSKKSEEEVVEKGTTNDEKKRKRSGDDRFEVFKGFCESVVKKMMDQQEEMHNKLIEDMVKRDEEKFSREEAWKKQEMEKMNKELELMAHEQAIAGDRQAHIIQFLNKFSTSANSSSLTSMSTQLQAYLATLTSNSSSSTLHSQNPNPETLKKTLQPIPENPSSTLPSSSTTLVAQPRNNNPISSYSLISSGERDDIGRRWPKDEVLALINLRCNNNNEEKEGNSNNKAPLWERISQGMLELGYKRSAKRCKEKWENINKYFRKTKDANRKRSLDSRTCPYFHLLTNLYNQGKLVLQSDQKQESNNVNVPEENVVQEKAKQDENQDGAGESSQVGPPSW